A genomic stretch from Telopea speciosissima isolate NSW1024214 ecotype Mountain lineage chromosome 7, Tspe_v1, whole genome shotgun sequence includes:
- the LOC122668970 gene encoding ubiquitin carboxyl-terminal hydrolase 2-like: MGKKAKKKTRSTQKEKPVSSASPKTIPPNLNPTDGIEGAGVVVNERKACTHLSKGVDLGKISSKIGSVESVRCEDCREDAVDRRSGKGRSKAGKKKGTGQINAKSDSKSIWVCLDCGHFACGGIGLPTTPQSHAARHARQYRHPCVIQFDNPQLRWCFPCNSLIPVDRLEDNGEQKDILLDVVKLIKGQSSAGASPDAEDVWFGNSSAGISTVLNNTGSGTLDGGYRVKGLVNLGNTCFFNSVMQNLFAIDTLRDYFMNLDWPDGPMTTALKKLFSEVSLEVDSGSVINPKSFFGCICAKAPQFRGYQEQDSHELLRCLLDGLCTEQLGARKLRNSSGEDGATSDQGPTFVDAIFGGQLTSTVCCMECGHSSVVFEPFLDLSLPVPTKKSPPKRAPIVSRPRKTKLHPKKGGRTRLKESANFSPILPKHEPDPGPSESNGSSILPSSVPVVKQSVAPVDDSSWMDYIESVPVAEKLVASVDDSSWLDYSETGNASEFLVSIPQNQDTSDAQDSGDKQVYKDVAEQIAGPSDGVSRLGYAQPVEVAAEHHLVPQNYDNSAIQDSENKQVIQNGMLQDSSELLSQGCSSNRESKLDFYSSQGNSCEDELPLQVQSSEVLLLPYKEENSTAEEIMRNEGEASTSLASCEPDRLDFDGFGDLFNEPEMVPDPSTKSWSGDMSIEFQASEMTETSFISGNSCDTDPDEVDNTDAPVSIDSCLAYFTKPELLPDKHAWHCENCSKILQGQRMEGKRCLEKTALRTSINGVEVRSGNAPSGFNKDSRHLTKCSHLNNGKLENDTVSTITAESLPLNNKGLDDSSHNCTKLEICRTGEETDPEFVNPISNCLDCLKILQGDKVLGLPNHTTQEQAETSDHHDSSIQTSDLCNLDEYNCIQRNTVQVQPKVSQPSARVCDSDENEDGEADSKNVKVMRDATKRILINRVPPILTIHLKRFSQDSRGRLNKLSGHVSFEETIDLWPYMDPRCGEERHKCKYHLVGVVVHSGTMQGGHYIAYVRGNKSRERTEHFGVESKWYYTSDSYVREVSLGEVLRSEAYILFYEKV; encoded by the exons ATGGGGAAAAAGGCTAAAAAGAAGACACGAAGCACTCAGAAGGAGAAGCCGGTTTCCTCTGCTTCTCCTAAAACCATTCCCCCGAACTTGAATCCAACGGATGGGATTGAAGGTGCTGGAGTAGTAGTTAATGAGAGAAAGGCATGTACCCATCTCAGTAAGGGTGTTGATTTGGgtaaaatttcttcaaaaattgGTTCAGTGGAATCTGTTAGGTGCGAAGATTGTAGGGAAGATGCGGTTGATCGGAGGTCAGGTAAGGGAAGGAGTAAAgctgggaagaagaaaggaacagGTCAAATAAATGCAAAGTCAGATTCAAAATCCATTTGGGTCTGCTTGGATTGTGGGCATTTTGCTTGTGGAGGGATTGGTTTGCCAACAACTCCCCAAAGTCATGCTGCTAGGCATGCCAGACAATATCGTCATCCCTGTGTGATTCAATTTGACAACCCTCAACTCCGCTGGTGCTTCCCATGTAATTCACTAATTCCTGTAGACAGACTAGAAGACAATGGTGAGCAGAAAGATATCTTATTGGATGTTGTGAAATTGATCAAGGGTCAATCCTCTGCAGGGGCTTCACCTGATGCCGAAGATGTTTGGTTTGGTAATAGTAGTGCTGGAATTAGCACGGTTTTAAACAACACTGGATCAGGAACTTTAGATGGTGGTTATAGAGTAAAGGGGTTGGTTAACCTTGGAAATACTTGCTTCTTCAATTCAGTAATGCAGAACCTTTTTGCCATTGATACATTGCGGGATTACTTCATGAATTTAGACTGGCCTGATGGGCCTATGACTACGGCTTTAAAGAAGCTTTTCAGTGAAGTAAGTCTGGAAGTGGATTCAGGGAgtgtgataaacccaaaatccttCTTTGGGTGCATCTGTGCCAAAGCTCCCCAATTTAGGGGATACCAGGAACAGGACAGCCATGAATTGCTCCGGTGCTTGCTTGATGGGTTGTGTACCGAGCAGTTGGGAGCGAGAAAATTACGGAATTCTTCTGGGGAAGATGGAGCCACTTCAGATCAAGGTCCCACTTTTGTAGATGCAATATTTGGGGGTCAACTAACCAGTACTGTTTGCTGCATGGAGTGTGGGCACTCATCGGTTGTTTTTGAGCCCTTTTTGGATCTCTCACTGCCAGTGCCAACTAAAAAATCTCCACCTAAGAGGGCCCCAATAGTCTCAAGACCCAGGAAAACGAAGTTGCATCCTAAGAAAGGTGGGAGAACCCGTTTAAAGGAGAGTGCTAATTTCTCCCCCATATTGCCAAAGCATGAGCCTGATCCTGGTCCATCAGAAAGCAATGGTTCTTCTATTTTGCCTTCCAGCGTACCTGTTGTCAAACAATCGGTGGCTCCAGTTGATGATTCTTCTTGGATGGATTACATTGAAAGCGTGCCTGTTGCAGAAAAATTAGTGGCTTCAGTTGATGATTCTTCTTGGTTGGATTATAGTGAAACAGGTAATGCATCAGAGTTCCTAGTTTCAATTCCTCAGAATCAGGATACCTCAGATGCTCAAGATTCTGGAGACAAGCAGGTCTACAAGGATGTTGCAGAGCAGATAGCTGGGCCCTCAGATGGTGTTTCAAGGCTAGGATATGCACAACCAGTTGAAGTTGCTGCCGAGCACCATTTAGTTCCCCAAAACTATGATAACTCAGCTATTCAAGATTCTGAAAACAAGCAAGTTATCCAGAATGGCATGTTACAGGATAGTTCGGAACTCCTGAGCCAGGGTTGCTCTTCTAATAGGGAATCAAAGTTGGACTTCTATTCTTCTCAGGGTAACTCTTGTGAAGATGAGCTCCCTTTACAGGTTCAAAGTTCAGAAGTTCTGTTGCTTCCCTATAAAGAGGAAAACTCTACTGCCGAAGAGATCATGAGAAATGAAGGTGAGGCCTCCACATCTCTTGCAAGCTGCGAACCAGACAGGTTAGACTTTGATGGCTTTGGGGACTTATTTAATGAGCCTGAGATGGTTCCTGATCCCAGTACAAAATCCTGGTCAGGTGACATGAGCATCGAGTTCCAAGCAAGTGAAATGACAGAAACAAGTTTTATTTCAGGAAACAGCTGTGACACTGATCCAGATGAAGTTGATAATACGGATGCGCCAGTCTCTATAGATAGTTGTTTGGCATATTTTACGAAGCCTGAACTTCTCCCTGACAAGCATGCTTGGCATTGTGAAAATTGTTCTAAGATTTTGCAAGGCCAAAGGATGGAAGGTAAACGGTGTCTGGAGAAAACAGCACTAAGGACTAGTATAAACGGAGTTGAGGTAAGAAGTGGAAATGCCCCATCAGGTTTCAACAAGGATTCTCGGCATCTCACCAAATGCAGTCATTTGAACAATGGGAAGCTTGAAAATGATACTGTTTCCACAATTACTGCTGAAAGCTTACCTCTGAATAATAAGGGACTTGATGATTCAAGCCATAATTGCACTAAGCTTGAAATCTGTCGAACGGGAGAGGAGACAGATCCAGAGTTTGTAAACCCCATCTCCAATTGTCtagattgtttgaaaattttgcaaGGAGACAAAGTACTTGGTTTGCCAAACCATACAACTCAGGAGCAAGCGGAAACTTCGGATCACCATGATTCTAGCATTCAAACCAGTGATTTGTGTAATTTGGATGAGTATAACTGTATCCAACGCAACACTGTTCAAGTGCAGCCTAAGGTTTCCCAGCCTTCGGCTAGAGTATGTGACTCAGATGAGAATGAGGATGGGGAAGCAGACTCAAAAAATGTGAAGGTAATGAGAGATGCAACTAAGAGGATTCTCATCAATAGGGTCCCACCTATCCTGACCATTCATCTTAAGAGATTCAGTCAAGATTCCCGTGGCCGCTTAAACAAACTCAGTGGTCATGTTAGTTTCGAAGAAACAATTGATCTTTGGCCTTATATGGATCCCAG GTGCGGAGAAGAGAGACATAAGTGTAAATACCACCTAGTTGGGGTGGTGGTGCATTCTGGGACCATGCAAGGAGGCCATTATATTGCATATGTGAGAGGCAATAAAAGCCGAGAGAGAACTGAGCATTTCGGTGTCGAATCCAAATGGTACTATACCAGTGACTCTTATGTCCGTGAGGTTTCTCTTGGAGAAGTTCTGCGGAGTGAGGCATACATCTTATTTTAtgaaaaagtttga